A single region of the Sandaracinaceae bacterium genome encodes:
- a CDS encoding DUF4011 domain-containing protein, whose translation MTKRVEDPPRRPLGPLDPERVRCRLEGDLLAQLARTSDLGALAGRAKGFDGARVRRDLLARSLRLSAAMAPAAHRMLEESARVLGLAEGTQLELYQSAGPENAAMHLVEAPVLVEVQGRLLTQLDEVGLLSVFGHELGHYLAHGPAGTRGEQHLAARALARSGDEQVAFLAQQLGVAAEITADRFGLLACQDLPGMLRTQMSVTTGLPVSALTWDTDAYLAQCRELMEACLEGADQARSGTHPEHHLRAYAVWLFSESDVYHALTGKGSGQRPIADVEDTLATILGRPELDVAYDPLEAPPLEVFEFALAAAVIVAWADEELAPEESELVERIFAPLVPDWQTYLDLESARARLARTAPIVRSGGADLARRVFLLLVHMLGADGTIDEREVGAVLGVGVVLGQQALFERWMVAALAALKVHIVISDVAPQVIPLPARHADVLDALDAFLDGVCRRGSGSIVFRRLLHLVGQSELHEGAVTAIEGAFDARQVRVVPPLRHAQLDDVLHLEAPLTTHDDDDDDQGSAAPDPSRQQLVRGLSRLRDQLISGDGRSPSVRLRTVRNERGFDVARLDRISLGMGERALTHVRAGRVARLVDASEAGTHRAAEECGEALDKLDRAHRDRVEETGSHDLYVGYPFLTGAVAQKTALVAYPVRGPLLLFPVDLVRDSRGARSFKLAPRKDEDPIVNQSLLRLMFNKLRFGFPDSLAEELDTLASDREVGLGAVLARLAELGVDVQVPGGALRSFEERADIDQGGPRLEVEEVAVLGLFPQSSSDLLQDYDALIQELSEGNTPVPNLLASATVLLPAALRGQRLPPPAQSAAHPLMDADPAQREVLSECLKHEAMVIDGPPGTGKSQVIANLVLDALRRGERVAVVCEKRAALDVVFQRIERLGLRHALALVHDVHEDRKALYAQIAERLDGFTPLTFDVAAAEALHQQHAATAGELDARRAALAWRAPGATLGVGELLTLRAATAPEPDGPQTTSAPDAPAGPLPEWLAGLDLTTLSDVLGQVVALHAEQEFWAPGSPWRAAPGEPPRATLASAGDAELRALVTRTEAAIEAARHFAAAPAALAPDALDAVTDVLAGERDVRALRSEVPDGDALYVAVRAADALDAAVDDFEDADAQLARERAAVDAWDEPVLLEPSAELVAALAVLQGYAGRFVRFFVWAWWSARSRVTRSMSQVWPERAGHPLDGAFLGQLMSRVRAAGVWRAATHAMAHLPGAPRLRNRRDLVAYLPAAARMMAHQRMLRRAAPQLAMARLPTSLGATSLPAWDAEVAARDDAHTRLTQLREAVVALRPYAPGLSAAPSAVELEALRDRLARDGARVARCDGQLARAEQQLPALRAVLDVLVTAHPDAGPERWRQALLHGWATAQLTRAHRHHPALTDYGTPESDERKQAAIARLATLDTQLSEIETERVLATLDRAPLLNVAAPEKHKRRSAAQAVWESLLKETRKKRNLLALRTFVRQFADEGLLDVVPVWLLSPETMAILFPREPLFDLVVFDEASQCTVESGLPVLLRAKRVVVAGDEQQMPPTSFFRMGGGDEEDASRSDASNEADRAEREVRDMLTSESLLTLSRSRVQHTALSWHYRCQDESLIAFSNHAMYGGELLTIPSTHATDATPGLRFVHLEDGEYDGGQNVKEAERVVTLLAELLAEAAPPTLGVVTFNLKQRAAVLQAIEQRVASDRAFGEAWTAAEANERLDERPFVKNLEAVQGDERDVIVFSLAHAPVSRKRRSGSTDRYVPARFGPLGQRGGERRLNVAISRAKQRCYIVSSFLPDLLSVAGSSHLGPQLFKRYLEYADAVSRGDAARAEGVLSLVRETRRSGSSKVRPLPVAGYVPIATQLALALERRGVPYELNVGTSDFRVPLAVLNPSDPSRFALAVLLDESGEGSSSFDRFVHRPRVLETRGWRVLEVDAATWAHRPEAVVQQILERVPGAEGALHTPAFRSRRTRNHDGIEPATSPQPAARARARDPQRASADEPAPSPSPRADLPAWAGGIPDATYQNAAVRLHAAEELPLAELTRLVGGARRLRIFEAELASWGVPFRIERVARGRSEFVCVVA comes from the coding sequence ATGACGAAGAGAGTGGAGGATCCCCCCCGCCGCCCCCTGGGCCCCCTCGACCCCGAGCGGGTCCGCTGCCGCCTCGAAGGCGACCTGCTCGCGCAGCTGGCGCGCACGTCCGACCTGGGGGCGCTCGCGGGCCGCGCCAAGGGCTTCGATGGCGCGCGGGTGCGTCGGGACCTGCTGGCGCGCTCCCTGCGGCTGTCGGCGGCGATGGCGCCCGCGGCCCACCGCATGCTGGAAGAGAGCGCGCGGGTGCTGGGGCTGGCCGAGGGCACGCAGCTCGAGCTGTATCAGTCGGCAGGACCCGAGAACGCCGCCATGCACTTGGTCGAAGCGCCCGTGCTCGTCGAGGTGCAGGGGCGGCTGCTCACGCAGCTGGACGAGGTCGGGCTGCTCTCGGTCTTCGGCCACGAGCTGGGGCACTACCTGGCGCACGGACCCGCGGGGACGCGTGGGGAGCAGCACTTGGCAGCGCGCGCGTTGGCCCGCAGCGGGGACGAGCAGGTCGCCTTCCTCGCGCAGCAGCTCGGCGTGGCGGCCGAGATCACGGCGGACCGCTTCGGCCTGCTGGCCTGCCAGGATCTCCCAGGCATGTTGCGCACGCAGATGTCGGTCACCACGGGGCTGCCCGTGAGCGCGCTCACCTGGGACACGGACGCCTACCTCGCGCAGTGCCGAGAGCTGATGGAGGCCTGCCTCGAAGGGGCGGACCAAGCGCGCAGCGGGACCCACCCCGAGCACCACCTGCGAGCCTACGCCGTGTGGCTCTTCAGCGAGAGCGACGTGTACCACGCGCTCACCGGCAAGGGTTCGGGACAGCGCCCCATCGCGGACGTCGAGGACACGCTCGCGACCATCCTCGGGCGACCCGAGCTGGACGTGGCGTACGACCCGCTCGAGGCGCCGCCCCTTGAGGTCTTCGAGTTCGCGCTGGCCGCGGCCGTCATCGTGGCCTGGGCCGACGAGGAGCTGGCGCCCGAGGAGTCGGAGCTGGTGGAGCGCATCTTCGCGCCGCTGGTGCCCGACTGGCAGACCTACCTGGACCTCGAGAGCGCGCGCGCGCGGCTGGCCCGTACGGCGCCCATCGTGCGCAGCGGCGGGGCCGACCTGGCCCGACGCGTGTTTCTGCTGCTGGTGCACATGCTGGGCGCGGACGGCACCATCGACGAGCGCGAGGTCGGCGCTGTGCTCGGCGTCGGCGTGGTGCTCGGACAGCAGGCGCTCTTCGAGCGTTGGATGGTGGCTGCGCTCGCGGCCCTGAAGGTGCACATCGTCATCTCGGACGTGGCGCCGCAGGTCATCCCGCTGCCGGCACGCCACGCCGACGTCCTCGACGCGCTGGATGCGTTCCTCGACGGCGTCTGCCGACGCGGAAGCGGGAGCATCGTATTCCGCCGACTGCTGCACTTGGTGGGGCAGTCGGAGCTGCACGAGGGAGCCGTGACCGCCATCGAGGGCGCGTTCGACGCGCGCCAGGTGCGCGTCGTTCCACCGCTGCGACACGCCCAGCTGGACGACGTGCTGCACCTGGAGGCGCCCCTCACGACCCACGACGACGACGACGACGACCAGGGTTCGGCGGCGCCAGACCCGTCGCGACAGCAGCTGGTGCGCGGCCTCTCGCGCCTGCGGGACCAGCTGATCTCGGGGGACGGGCGCAGTCCCTCCGTGCGGCTGCGAACGGTGCGCAACGAGCGCGGCTTCGACGTGGCGCGCCTCGACCGCATCTCCCTCGGGATGGGGGAGCGCGCGCTGACGCACGTGCGCGCGGGTCGCGTGGCGCGGCTGGTGGACGCCAGCGAAGCGGGCACGCACCGCGCGGCGGAGGAGTGTGGGGAGGCGCTCGACAAGCTCGACCGCGCACACCGCGATCGCGTCGAGGAGACGGGCTCGCACGACCTATACGTGGGGTATCCGTTCCTGACGGGTGCGGTGGCGCAGAAGACCGCGCTGGTGGCGTACCCGGTGCGCGGGCCCCTGCTGCTCTTCCCGGTGGACCTCGTGCGCGACAGCCGCGGCGCGCGCAGCTTCAAGCTGGCACCTCGCAAGGACGAAGACCCCATCGTCAACCAGTCGCTGCTGCGCCTGATGTTCAACAAGCTGCGCTTTGGCTTCCCCGATAGCCTGGCCGAGGAGCTGGACACGCTCGCCAGTGACCGCGAGGTGGGCCTGGGGGCCGTGCTCGCGCGCCTCGCCGAGCTGGGCGTCGACGTGCAGGTGCCGGGCGGCGCGCTGCGGTCGTTCGAGGAGCGGGCGGACATCGACCAGGGCGGACCACGCCTCGAGGTCGAAGAGGTGGCCGTGCTGGGACTCTTCCCGCAGTCCAGCTCGGATCTCCTGCAGGACTACGACGCCCTCATCCAGGAGCTGAGCGAGGGCAACACGCCGGTCCCGAACCTCTTGGCCTCGGCCACGGTGCTGTTGCCAGCAGCCCTGCGAGGACAACGCCTGCCTCCGCCCGCGCAGTCCGCGGCGCACCCCCTGATGGACGCCGACCCGGCCCAGCGCGAGGTGCTGAGCGAGTGCCTGAAGCACGAGGCGATGGTCATCGACGGTCCACCCGGGACCGGCAAGAGCCAGGTCATCGCGAACCTCGTGTTGGATGCCCTGCGCCGTGGGGAGCGCGTAGCGGTCGTGTGCGAGAAGCGGGCGGCCCTCGACGTCGTGTTTCAGCGCATCGAACGGCTCGGGCTGCGGCACGCGCTGGCGCTCGTGCACGACGTCCACGAGGACCGGAAGGCGCTCTACGCCCAGATCGCAGAGCGCCTGGACGGATTCACGCCGTTGACCTTCGACGTGGCCGCCGCCGAAGCGCTCCACCAGCAGCACGCGGCGACCGCAGGCGAGCTGGACGCGCGACGCGCGGCGCTGGCGTGGCGCGCCCCCGGCGCCACCCTCGGCGTGGGAGAGCTGCTGACCCTGCGGGCCGCGACTGCACCCGAGCCCGACGGCCCCCAGACGACGAGCGCACCGGACGCCCCCGCGGGACCGCTCCCGGAGTGGCTCGCGGGGCTCGACCTGACGACGCTCTCGGACGTGCTCGGGCAGGTGGTCGCGCTGCACGCCGAGCAAGAGTTCTGGGCGCCGGGCAGCCCGTGGCGCGCCGCGCCGGGCGAGCCCCCGCGCGCGACCCTCGCGAGCGCGGGGGACGCGGAGCTGCGCGCGCTCGTCACCCGCACGGAGGCTGCCATCGAGGCCGCCCGGCACTTCGCAGCGGCTCCCGCGGCCCTCGCGCCCGACGCACTGGACGCCGTGACGGACGTCCTCGCGGGCGAGCGTGACGTACGCGCTCTGCGATCGGAGGTACCCGACGGAGACGCGCTCTACGTGGCGGTCCGCGCGGCCGACGCGCTGGACGCCGCCGTCGACGACTTCGAGGACGCAGACGCCCAGCTCGCGCGCGAGCGCGCGGCGGTGGACGCGTGGGACGAGCCCGTGCTGCTGGAGCCCAGCGCAGAGCTAGTGGCCGCGCTCGCCGTGCTGCAAGGCTACGCGGGTCGCTTCGTGCGCTTCTTCGTGTGGGCGTGGTGGAGCGCCCGCTCGCGCGTCACTCGGAGCATGAGTCAGGTGTGGCCCGAGCGAGCGGGGCATCCGCTGGATGGGGCCTTCCTGGGTCAGCTGATGAGCCGCGTTCGTGCCGCGGGCGTGTGGCGGGCCGCGACGCACGCGATGGCGCACCTGCCGGGCGCCCCCCGTCTGCGGAACCGCCGCGACCTCGTCGCCTACCTGCCCGCCGCCGCGCGCATGATGGCGCACCAACGCATGCTGCGGAGGGCCGCGCCCCAGCTGGCCATGGCCCGGCTGCCCACGTCGCTGGGCGCCACCAGCCTCCCCGCCTGGGACGCCGAGGTGGCCGCGCGCGATGACGCGCACACCCGCCTCACCCAGCTGCGTGAAGCGGTGGTGGCGCTACGCCCCTACGCGCCGGGACTGAGCGCCGCCCCGAGCGCCGTCGAGCTCGAGGCCCTGCGCGACCGACTCGCGCGCGACGGGGCGCGCGTGGCGCGCTGCGACGGTCAGCTCGCGCGGGCCGAGCAGCAGCTCCCCGCGCTGCGCGCCGTGCTCGACGTCCTCGTCACCGCGCACCCAGACGCGGGTCCCGAGCGTTGGCGGCAAGCGCTGCTGCACGGCTGGGCGACGGCGCAGCTGACGCGGGCACATCGGCACCACCCCGCCCTCACGGACTACGGGACCCCCGAGAGCGACGAACGCAAGCAGGCCGCCATCGCGCGCCTCGCCACGCTCGACACGCAGCTCTCCGAGATCGAGACCGAGCGCGTGCTCGCCACGCTGGACCGGGCACCGCTGCTGAACGTCGCAGCGCCAGAAAAGCACAAGCGTCGCAGCGCGGCGCAGGCGGTGTGGGAGAGCCTCCTCAAGGAGACCCGCAAGAAGCGCAACCTCCTCGCGCTGCGCACCTTCGTGCGGCAGTTCGCGGACGAGGGCCTGCTCGACGTCGTGCCCGTGTGGCTGCTCTCCCCGGAGACCATGGCCATCTTGTTTCCACGCGAGCCCCTCTTCGACCTGGTGGTGTTCGACGAGGCGTCCCAGTGCACGGTCGAGTCGGGGCTGCCGGTCCTGCTGCGTGCAAAGCGCGTGGTGGTCGCGGGCGACGAGCAGCAGATGCCGCCCACCTCGTTCTTCCGCATGGGCGGGGGCGATGAAGAAGACGCTTCACGCAGCGATGCATCCAACGAGGCGGACCGCGCCGAGCGCGAGGTGCGCGACATGCTGACGTCCGAGTCGCTGCTGACCCTCAGCCGCAGCCGCGTCCAGCACACCGCGCTCTCGTGGCACTACCGCTGCCAGGACGAGTCGCTGATCGCCTTCTCGAACCACGCCATGTACGGAGGCGAGCTGCTGACGATTCCGTCCACGCACGCGACCGACGCGACCCCAGGCCTGCGCTTCGTGCACCTCGAAGACGGTGAGTACGACGGGGGCCAGAACGTCAAGGAGGCCGAGCGGGTCGTGACGCTGCTCGCCGAGCTGCTCGCGGAGGCCGCGCCGCCGACGCTCGGCGTGGTGACGTTCAACCTCAAGCAGCGCGCCGCGGTGCTGCAGGCCATCGAGCAGCGCGTCGCGAGCGACCGAGCGTTCGGCGAAGCATGGACGGCGGCCGAGGCCAACGAGCGCCTGGACGAGCGCCCGTTCGTGAAGAACCTGGAGGCAGTCCAGGGTGACGAGCGCGACGTGATCGTGTTCTCGCTCGCGCACGCGCCCGTGTCGCGCAAGAGACGCAGCGGGAGCACCGACCGCTACGTGCCCGCCCGCTTTGGTCCGCTGGGGCAGCGGGGAGGTGAACGGCGCTTGAACGTCGCCATCTCGCGCGCGAAGCAACGCTGCTACATCGTCTCCTCGTTCCTCCCAGACCTACTGAGCGTGGCAGGCTCCAGTCACCTCGGGCCACAGCTCTTCAAGCGCTACCTCGAATACGCCGACGCCGTCAGCCGCGGCGACGCAGCACGGGCAGAAGGGGTGCTGTCCCTGGTGCGGGAGACCCGCAGGAGCGGGAGCAGCAAGGTGCGCCCGCTCCCGGTCGCAGGCTACGTGCCCATCGCGACGCAGCTCGCGTTGGCGCTCGAGCGACGCGGCGTGCCGTACGAGCTCAACGTGGGGACCTCCGACTTCCGCGTGCCGCTCGCGGTCCTGAACCCATCCGACCCGTCGCGCTTCGCGCTCGCGGTGCTGCTCGACGAGTCCGGCGAGGGCTCGAGTTCGTTCGATCGGTTCGTCCACCGCCCGCGCGTGCTCGAGACGCGTGGCTGGCGTGTGCTCGAGGTGGACGCGGCCACGTGGGCGCACCGGCCCGAGGCCGTGGTGCAGCAGATCCTCGAGCGTGTGCCGGGAGCCGAGGGCGCGCTCCACACCCCCGCGTTCCGTTCGCGCCGAACCAGGAACCACGACGGCATCGAGCCCGCGACCAGCCCCCAGCCCGCCGCGCGTGCGCGTGCGCGTGACCCCCAGCGTGCGTCGGCCGATGAGCCTGCGCCGTCCCCGTCGCCGCGGGCCGATCTCCCTGCTTGGGCGGGGGGGATCCCAGACGCGACCTACCAGAACGCCGCCGTCCGCCTGCATGCCGCAGAAGAGCTCCCGCTCGCCGAGCTCACCCGCCTGGTCGGCGGCGCGCGAAGACTGCGCATCTTCGAGGCGGAGCTCGCGAGCTGGGGCGTGCCGTTTCGCATCGAACGCGTCGCGCGCGGTCGCTCCGAGTTCGTCTGCGTGGTTGCCTGA
- a CDS encoding protein kinase encodes MVGRQLGRYEVLTRLASGGMAEVYIARAIGVAGFERLVALKVLHGNLAHEREFITMFLDEARLAARIRHPNVVPTLDVRDSGGDGFFLVMDYVEGGHLGTLIGTEAQQHRRLPVDVVARIAMDALAGLAAAHTLHDDAGQPLNLVHRDVSPHNLLVGADGICRLTDFGVAKAEIRLSSTRTGQFKGKLGYMAPEQAATGTTDQRSDLFSMGIIVWEALTGCRLFRGRNNVETLTKILNEPIPAPSSRAPELAPFDALLAHALQRDPARRFQSADAFIEALESVIRPLGGAASSRLVAQHVARILGPGLDAQRAALKAATEALGRARLDGEFMPAPRGSQPGTPPRPPERESLTPALDPALGEVVDGRYRLDMVLGQGGHGVVYGATHTTLRRRVALKALRADLSGCPEAASRFEQEARSVCSLGHPNIVDIIDFGHLPDGRSYFVMEHLDGQTLRARLRQGALATPEAIQVAGQVASALSAAHGQRVIHRDLKPENIFLQAPQGGLPAEAKVLDFGVAKVASAPHSTDENVVFGSPHYMSPEQAAGDSVDGRTDVYALGIILYEMLTGVAPFRGDSFVHVLHQHVHAPPPGHPRLTRDEPVLGNIILRALAKDREQRYPDMNALLADLPQLERPSHISGVDLVAARVTPAVAAPPAAAAPTKSRWRTMAWVGASVVALGLLATLGVVALRTLGPEAQAASRGASESMVPTSGSPGAPDAPAPESAPPGGASVAALPAPTPNAAPGADANAGSTANTPAPAGASAHVVQIHSDPPGAMVEQDGALIGNTPLPFHLPSGHVEARLTLTLAGHRSAVVAVSGNSPERIDVTLAPSSGSSSSRSSRHGEAASPASAPSAQAPAPSPPPTSPAPRPSPAVSVDVVDPWNQGRR; translated from the coding sequence ATGGTCGGGCGTCAGCTCGGCCGCTACGAGGTCCTGACGCGCCTGGCGTCCGGCGGCATGGCCGAGGTGTACATCGCGCGAGCGATCGGCGTGGCGGGGTTCGAGCGCCTCGTCGCCCTCAAGGTGCTGCACGGCAACCTCGCCCACGAGCGCGAGTTCATCACGATGTTCCTGGACGAAGCGCGCCTCGCCGCGCGCATCCGGCACCCGAACGTCGTGCCCACGCTGGACGTGCGCGACAGCGGCGGCGACGGTTTCTTCCTGGTGATGGACTACGTCGAGGGCGGACACCTGGGCACGCTCATCGGCACGGAGGCCCAGCAGCATCGGCGCCTCCCGGTCGACGTCGTGGCGCGCATCGCCATGGACGCGCTGGCCGGGCTGGCCGCAGCCCACACGCTGCACGACGACGCTGGCCAGCCGCTCAACCTCGTGCACCGCGACGTGTCCCCCCACAACCTCCTCGTCGGTGCAGACGGCATCTGCCGCCTGACCGACTTCGGCGTCGCCAAGGCCGAGATCCGCCTGTCTTCCACGCGCACGGGGCAGTTCAAGGGCAAGCTGGGCTACATGGCGCCCGAGCAGGCGGCGACTGGCACCACGGACCAGCGCTCGGATCTGTTCAGCATGGGCATCATCGTGTGGGAAGCGCTCACGGGCTGCCGGCTGTTTCGTGGGCGCAACAACGTCGAGACGCTGACGAAGATCCTGAACGAGCCCATCCCGGCGCCCTCGTCCCGCGCGCCCGAGCTCGCGCCCTTCGACGCCCTGCTCGCGCACGCTCTGCAGCGAGATCCGGCGCGCCGCTTCCAGAGCGCCGACGCGTTCATCGAGGCGCTCGAGTCGGTCATTCGCCCGTTGGGCGGGGCGGCCAGCTCTCGGTTGGTGGCTCAGCACGTCGCGCGCATCCTCGGCCCCGGGCTCGACGCGCAGCGCGCGGCGCTCAAGGCCGCTACCGAGGCACTCGGCCGCGCCCGCCTGGACGGCGAGTTCATGCCGGCTCCACGCGGGAGCCAGCCCGGCACCCCGCCGAGGCCACCCGAGCGCGAGTCGCTGACCCCGGCGCTCGATCCCGCCCTCGGCGAGGTCGTGGACGGTCGCTATCGCCTGGACATGGTGCTGGGCCAGGGCGGTCACGGGGTGGTCTACGGCGCGACGCACACCACGCTCCGCCGTCGCGTGGCGCTCAAGGCCTTGCGCGCCGACCTCAGCGGCTGCCCCGAGGCCGCGTCACGCTTCGAGCAGGAGGCGCGCTCGGTCTGCTCGCTGGGCCACCCGAACATCGTCGACATCATCGACTTCGGGCACCTGCCCGACGGGCGCTCTTACTTCGTGATGGAGCATCTGGACGGGCAGACGCTGCGCGCGCGGCTCCGCCAAGGCGCACTCGCCACGCCAGAGGCGATCCAGGTCGCGGGCCAGGTGGCCAGCGCGCTGTCGGCGGCACACGGACAGCGCGTGATCCACCGCGACCTCAAGCCCGAGAACATCTTCCTGCAGGCTCCCCAGGGGGGCCTCCCAGCCGAGGCGAAGGTGCTGGACTTCGGCGTGGCCAAGGTGGCCAGCGCGCCGCACAGCACCGACGAGAACGTGGTGTTCGGTTCGCCGCACTACATGTCCCCCGAGCAGGCGGCGGGGGACTCCGTCGACGGCCGCACGGACGTCTACGCGCTCGGCATCATCCTCTACGAGATGCTCACGGGCGTGGCGCCGTTCCGAGGCGACTCGTTCGTACACGTGTTGCATCAGCACGTGCACGCGCCACCGCCAGGACACCCACGCCTCACCCGCGACGAGCCCGTGCTCGGGAACATCATCCTGCGCGCGCTGGCGAAGGACCGCGAGCAGCGCTACCCCGACATGAACGCGCTGCTAGCCGACCTACCGCAGCTCGAGCGCCCATCGCACATCTCGGGCGTGGACCTCGTCGCCGCGCGCGTCACGCCCGCCGTGGCGGCCCCACCCGCGGCGGCCGCGCCAACGAAGAGTCGGTGGCGGACGATGGCCTGGGTGGGTGCCAGCGTCGTCGCGCTCGGCCTCCTCGCAACCCTCGGCGTGGTCGCCCTGCGTACGCTGGGCCCGGAAGCACAAGCCGCGTCACGAGGCGCGAGCGAGAGCATGGTGCCCACCTCGGGTTCCCCCGGCGCCCCCGATGCCCCAGCGCCCGAGAGCGCCCCGCCAGGCGGCGCCAGCGTTGCGGCCCTCCCAGCGCCCACGCCGAACGCAGCCCCGGGCGCAGACGCCAACGCAGGCTCCACGGCCAACACCCCGGCGCCCGCCGGAGCAAGCGCACACGTCGTCCAGATCCACAGCGACCCACCGGGCGCGATGGTCGAGCAAGACGGAGCGCTCATTGGCAACACGCCTCTCCCCTTCCACCTGCCCAGCGGGCACGTGGAAGCACGCCTGACGCTGACGCTGGCGGGACACCGCAGCGCCGTGGTCGCCGTGAGCGGAAACTCCCCCGAGCGCATCGACGTCACCCTCGCGCCCAGCAGCGGCAGCAGCAGCTCACGCTCGTCGCGCCACGGCGAGGCCGCGTCGCCAGCCTCCGCCCCCAGCGCGCAAGCCCCCGCCCCGAGCCCGCCCCCGACGTCCCCTGCGCCGCGTCCGAGCCCCGCGGTGAGCGTCGACGTCGTCGACCCCTGGAACCAGGGCAGACGCTGA
- a CDS encoding DUF2236 domain-containing protein, whose protein sequence is MLVTQRQFESTVSAAAAQVTDPRAGFQGPSSMSWRIGKETVIFMGGGCAALLQLAHPYVAHGVDQHSETRSDPIGRFNRTFLHVFNMIFGSQAEALESSQRVRAIHDAVHGPITENVGRFERGHRYRAHDHDALQWVHATLIHTAVRVYDLAVRPLSWAERDQYYQESKSFAALFGIERGRMPATWTEFDAYVNAMVVSDTIRVGTAGRELAQYLLTPPSQVSKPFFDWYVLMTAGLLPDSVRAQFGMRFSAEHERIYHASFRTLRHVVKVLPPRVRYVPAYHEAKRRLAGKEGPDVIGRALEQTVLRVLAPAASTPPSMFEAAVGKHARAASRCPVA, encoded by the coding sequence ATGTTGGTCACTCAGCGGCAGTTCGAGTCGACGGTGAGCGCAGCCGCAGCCCAGGTCACGGACCCCCGAGCGGGGTTCCAAGGGCCCTCGAGCATGAGCTGGCGCATCGGCAAGGAGACCGTGATCTTCATGGGCGGGGGCTGTGCCGCCCTGCTGCAGCTGGCCCACCCCTACGTCGCCCACGGCGTGGATCAGCACAGTGAGACCCGCTCCGATCCGATCGGCCGCTTCAACCGCACGTTCCTGCACGTCTTCAACATGATCTTCGGCTCGCAGGCCGAGGCCCTCGAGTCCTCCCAGCGCGTGCGCGCCATCCACGACGCGGTCCACGGCCCCATCACCGAGAACGTCGGACGCTTCGAGCGCGGGCACCGCTACCGGGCGCACGATCACGACGCGCTCCAGTGGGTGCACGCCACGCTGATCCACACCGCGGTGCGCGTGTATGACCTGGCCGTCAGGCCCCTGTCGTGGGCCGAGCGCGACCAGTACTACCAAGAGTCCAAGAGCTTCGCGGCGCTGTTCGGTATCGAGCGCGGGCGCATGCCCGCCACGTGGACCGAGTTCGACGCCTACGTGAACGCCATGGTCGTGAGCGACACCATCCGCGTCGGCACCGCCGGGCGCGAGCTGGCGCAGTACCTGCTCACGCCCCCCAGCCAGGTGAGCAAGCCGTTCTTCGACTGGTACGTGCTCATGACCGCGGGCCTGTTGCCCGACTCGGTGCGCGCGCAGTTCGGCATGCGCTTCAGCGCGGAACACGAGCGCATCTACCACGCGTCGTTCCGCACGCTGAGGCACGTGGTGAAGGTGCTCCCGCCGCGCGTGCGCTATGTCCCCGCCTACCACGAGGCCAAGCGGCGCCTGGCCGGCAAGGAGGGCCCCGACGTCATCGGCCGCGCGCTGGAGCAGACCGTCCTGCGCGTGCTCGCGCCAGCCGCCTCCACGCCGCCGTCCATGTTCGAAGCCGCCGTGGGCAAGCACGCCCGCGCGGCGTCGCGCTGCCCGGTCGCCTAG
- a CDS encoding sulfotransferase, with product MTTSPTTHAHEPLDSGSSRPSLHSLELAATPAVRDVLPRGRGNLVLQPGAVARLLTLTAQRFSLRRAFAVAIYTPLYFALFAFNYACNALDDVLFPTWRRTRVKRPVFIFANPRSGTTLLHRLLSLDEARWTTVKLYQTVFGSVVVYKLLAAIRWVDQRFFFGLLRKLTVDLGNWLFFESRWEDIHEMGFDKAEEDECTFVYAMHTPTTMLLSPFPEQLRDLAWLDACPREERERLMDYYDGSLRRILFSSGNGRRFLNKNVFFSPRIKTMLGRFPDATFVYLVRHPYDGLGSFLSMFYAAWKTHSPDIQKDSPEAKALARFGMDYLRYALTLQRELPADRFVVIRYDELVADPQGTVAALYERLGEPVDDAFRAKLVAATSRQRAHASKHAYSLEEYGLTEAEVYAELRDVFEAYGFEP from the coding sequence ATGACCACCAGCCCCACCACCCACGCCCACGAGCCCCTCGACAGCGGCTCCTCGCGCCCCAGCCTCCACTCTCTCGAGCTCGCGGCCACGCCAGCCGTGCGCGACGTACTGCCCCGCGGGCGCGGCAACCTCGTGCTGCAGCCGGGGGCCGTCGCGCGCCTGCTCACCCTCACCGCGCAGCGCTTCTCGCTGCGGCGGGCGTTCGCCGTGGCCATCTACACGCCGCTCTACTTCGCGCTGTTCGCGTTCAACTACGCCTGCAACGCGCTCGATGACGTGCTGTTCCCCACCTGGCGTCGCACGCGCGTGAAGCGCCCCGTGTTCATCTTCGCCAACCCGCGCAGCGGCACCACGCTCTTGCACCGGTTGTTGTCGCTCGACGAAGCGCGCTGGACGACGGTGAAGCTCTACCAGACGGTCTTCGGCTCGGTGGTCGTGTACAAGCTGCTGGCCGCCATCCGCTGGGTCGACCAGCGCTTCTTCTTCGGGCTGCTGCGCAAGCTCACCGTGGACCTCGGCAACTGGCTCTTCTTCGAGAGTCGCTGGGAGGACATCCACGAGATGGGCTTCGACAAGGCCGAGGAGGACGAGTGCACCTTCGTCTATGCCATGCACACGCCCACGACGATGCTGCTCTCGCCCTTCCCAGAGCAGCTGCGCGACCTGGCCTGGCTCGACGCGTGCCCGCGCGAGGAGCGCGAGCGCCTGATGGACTACTACGACGGATCGCTGCGTCGCATCCTCTTCTCGTCGGGGAACGGACGCCGCTTCCTGAACAAGAACGTCTTCTTCTCGCCGCGCATCAAGACCATGCTGGGGCGCTTTCCGGACGCCACCTTCGTGTACCTGGTGCGGCACCCGTACGACGGGCTCGGCAGCTTCCTGAGCATGTTCTACGCGGCGTGGAAGACGCACTCGCCGGACATCCAGAAGGACTCGCCCGAGGCCAAGGCGCTGGCGCGCTTCGGCATGGACTACCTGCGCTACGCCCTCACGCTACAGCGCGAGCTCCCCGCCGACCGCTTCGTGGTGATCCGCTACGACGAGCTGGTCGCGGATCCGCAGGGGACCGTGGCAGCGCTGTACGAGCGGCTCGGCGAGCCCGTGGACGACGCGTTCCGCGCGAAGCTCGTCGCGGCCACGTCCCGTCAGCGCGCGCACGCCAGCAAGCACGCGTACTCGCTCGAGGAGTACGGCCTGACGGAGGCCGAGGTCTACGCCGAGCTGCGCGACGTGTTCGAGGCGTACGGCTTCGAGCCCTGA